The DNA window acacacacacacacacacacacacacacacacacacacacacacatagaagctTCCAAACACACAATTGTTTTCTATCTTTTGTTTTGTGTAATCTTTGGCTTCACTCATTCTCATATTTCTTCTCATTTAATCTGTtcagccccccctctccccactttTTCCAATTTCAGTCTTTTTACACACTTCAGTCCtgacccccaccctcctccacccctctgctTGTTACCCCTCTCTGGCCTTCTAGCGCTCTCTCTACGTCAGTTCCCTGTCATCGTCTCCTCCATACAGGTAGCTGTTGGTTCCTGTGGGCTGGACGTACTCTTCCGTCTTGTCCCAGTCGGAcacccagccccctcctccgccgcccccgccgccccctcccccacctccgtTGGGGTTGTCCGGCTGGTTGACGGCGCCGTAGCCTCCGCCGCCGGACGTCCTGTACAGCTCCTCCGTCTCGTCGGCGAGCTCGTCCTCTCCCAGGATGCCCACCTTCTCGTCACTCATGTTCTCAGGCTCGGCCCACGGCTGCTTCTCTCCGGACGCAAAGATCCCTGGGAGGAGTCAGAGAAAAGGGACCCGAGTGACCAACCTGCCTCCGCCTCAGTTCTACTCCTGAGCAGATTTAATCTTGAGCAGAAACTATGGAACATATGAGAAATCGGACTACATATGTCATATGGCAATAACATCTCACAGGAACTACATGCATATTACCTACATGAGAAATGGGACATATTGGAACGTATGACATATGACCATCATAAATAAGAGTCTTTTATGTCAAATCCAAAACAATCCAAACTATGGACAGTGACccaagcagagggagagaaaggtcaATTGAATGGAAAGACAATGGGAGGTACACACCATAGAAGATCACACCACCATAGTGCACAAGTGAGGCGATGAGAAAGACATACTGCCATTCCTCTCGCGTCTGAGAGTGCGAGAAGTTgtaaaggaaggaaggaaggaaggaagcagGGAAGGGTGAAACAAAAAGAGCGACTCCTTTAatgacagacagaagagagTGTTGAGAGACAGCAGTCAGAGGAGACTGAAGACAGACAGTATGCAAcggcagagacggagagagagagagaacgctccAGTCTCCGATTACATAGCCCAGGCACATTAAACAAGCGTTTCATCTCATCTAAGACAGCCATGTGACAGCTGATCACTGCACTCACAACTTCAGAAGGACAGCAGAAGTCTGTCAACGCGCTCACAGAATTGAAGAAATGCGATAGCTCGACAGGTCAGTTCCTCACCTTGTTCTTCGTCATGGCGCCCACAATGAGTGGACACACCATGCCCGAGAGCGTGCCAACGCCGTTGGAGATGCCCATGAGAATGCTGGCGTACCGTGGAGCAATGTCCAGATGGTTCACGTTgaaccctgaacacacacacacacacacacacacacacaatcaatcaatcagcatGAAGTACATCTAAACAAAGTATTATGATATAATAATATGAAACCTGCCTTGATGTTGACAAAGCAAAAACAATCACCCACAATTATCTTTGTAAAAATGCTCCTCAAAACAAGTTTTTATGCTCGTACCTGATATTGCAAATCCACTGAAGCCTACAGCCAAAACCAGGAAAGATATAGCCACTCCTTTGGTATGCGAGAACCCCACCACTAGCAGAAATGTGGCCTCCAACCCAAAGCCTAAAGAACATAGAGCGAATGAGGATTCTGAATGTGTCCCATCGATAATGTTAGATatcaagtaagtaagtaagtaagtaagtaaaatgtatttgtatagcacatttaaatccaaagtgcttcacaatcagtatatgaaaaataaatgcaaaacaatatACAAGAATAAATGGAGGGACAAAAGGACAAAAACAAAGAccagagacaaaagagagaaaagagaatgatACCCTAACCATTATCACATGCAAGGTCGTAGCTATCAAATGCAATACGGTAAAAATGCCTAAGTGCCTAAGACCAGTCACAGAAGCTATGGTTTCTAGCTCATTGGGCAAGCTGTTCCATAACCTCGGAGCAAACACACTAAAAGCACGGTCCCCTTTCTGTGTCAGACGTGATCATGGAGTGTTAAGCAGAGACTGTGAGGCAGACCTTAAGGGTCGCTTTGGAATGTATGAAGATTACATGTCCACATCATTCACGGTCATGATTAACCACACCCTGTAGTTTGTGGCTTCTATtagagcagtgtttcccaccAACTGACAAGACATCAGCAGCCCACCATAATCTAATTTGCTCCGACATAGTTTCATCATGCACCGAAAatatttcaactttttcatCACTGGTGACTCTTTTGTGTCCGCCAATTGAGGTCTACGTTTGTGGATTTGAATTAAAGTGCAAAGACACTAAGTGTCTAAGTAAAGGTCATTTAATAACCAGGCTAAATCAATTAGCTAATTTCACAAAATAGACCATAACCACAAACATTGATGAGTCCGCGCAATGCTCCCACACGCCACAAACAGTTATTTGGCACTTCTTATCAACGCTCTGCATCATCACATCACTGTCAGTCAgccacactctctcccctccctcacctgaatgtgtgtgtgtgtgtgtgtgtgtgtgtgtgtgccaccacaccagagctctgtgtagaaTGACACTTGCACAGACAACAAGGATACGGGTATTACGTGAAGACGATCATTAAAGACGCCCAGAAACATCTGCTTTCTCGTCATTCATCATCGACTGCAAGATTTTATGAACACCCGTAAATACCCCTCATCCTCCACCCACAAGTCAGCCATGAGTCTTTGTAGCTAGTTGGAGAACTAGCTTGTTTGATCTAGCTTGTTAGCCACCTTGCTGCTgaaatctcctctcctcactgctCACCACAACACTACTTTTAGTGTTTCTGGTTGAATGATGAAAGCACAAAATATTTCACAGTGCAAAATACTCCATGaatatacatataaataaatataacctCTTAATTTGTTGTCAAAGTGCACCAAATTGATGCATACAACTTTAAAATATACACAATTTTCTTCAATGCCCCCAAACCCCTCTAAGAGGTCCAAGCTTGTTCCTCCACCATTATTTCATAAGCCTGTGGGAAGCTCTATGGAAGCATCTTAAAGAGctggtatatacagtacatttcagtCACCCATATTCTCAAGGTGACTCCCTTTTATGTAACACCTTGTTGTCAAACAAAGGTTAAATCTGCATCCTAAACATGACAGCTGGGTATAAATAGCTTTGCTTTCTGGAGGAAAAGGGAAAACAGCGGAAGACAGAGCTATTCTCTGTCACCTGGTCCTCTGTTTTTGTAAGCTAAGCTCTGCAAACACAGAttactctctcttactcacacacacacacacacacacacacacactgatctgactGATCTCTCAACAGACTCTCTAAAACAGTCTCCCTTTTAAGTTATACTGAGACACTTTCACTTTTCACAAGTGTCAGCCACAAACCTACTTCATTCTGTTTATTCATCTTTGTTTTTCACTTGTGCTTGTGATCAtttattctcctctcttcctttttgcTCTAAATATTTTAGCCCCagtggttttctctctctctctccctccctccctccctctccctctctctctctcaaatttaaattcaaaagttgctttattggcatgacaaatgaaaacctgtattgccaaagcaattggtacatactctctctctctgtctctctgtctcacctccACAGTTCATGAGTTTGCGGACGTTGGTGGTGGTCATGATGTTGTTTTCTCGCAGGTAGTCAGCTAGCTGCCCCCCTATGGGCACTATGATGGTCATCACCAGGTGAGGTAGGGCCGACACCAATCCCACCTGTCGGAACAGGTGACTGAGTTACTCTCCCACATAGAAGCATCATCACAGCAGTCTGCTCATTATTTCTGATATGATTTCTCCACTTTGGCATTATcattaatatgtgtgtgagaaaaaatacatggcctctgtgtgtgtgtgtgtgtgtgtgtgtgtgtgtgtgtgtgtgtgtgtgtgtgtgtgtttgtttgtgcgcatgtgtatgtgtacagtacatgtgtgtgtacgtgtgtatgtgtgtgtgtgagagatacagagagcgaaagaggaagagagaaagagagagacagagagagaatgagagagacagagagagtatgtgtgtgtgcatgtgtgagcgttCGTGCGTTACCTTGCTAATCTCGAAGCCGAACACCTCCTCGAAGTACGCTGGCTGACTGATGAGCAGCAGGTAGAAGGTCCAGCTCCTGCAGAAGTTGGCCACAATGATGGCGTACACAGGCATGGAGGTGAAGAACTGCCTCCAGGGGGTCTTAAACTTctacagaggggagaggagaagaggtaaacacacacaagctgccaCATAGGGTACAGTGCTTCTTAATACTTACGCACATATTCATTGAGTGTGTAGTTTACATGAATGCAAGCTCAAATCTACTCTCATAACTTAGTGTGAATTTGTATGTTTAATAGATTATTTTTAATTGGAGATGCAGCATCCTCTCAAAGCCTTGCACTCTGTGATTCAGGTAATTACTGAGCACTGGATTTTCCCACGGTCTTATTAAACTTTACCAAAACCATGTTTGAGGGCAACAGTCTGTGGCTCAAGAGCTCAGCTCTACAATCCAATACTAGTGTGTTATAGCCAGACAGGAAAGTTAATTTATGTTTTGTCATATAATgtcatataataatatataatattatgTCATATAACAACAGAGATATCTGTTGTAAAATCTGCTGTAAAACAATGCTCATGTCATGAATGGTGGACATGCGTTGAAGCGTTTGGACCTGTAGTGGGTTGGAGAAGCCAGCAGAGTCTCCGATGGCGTCCTCTATGTACTGCCTCTCCTCAGCCGTGATGGTGGGGTGGGCAGCGGGACTCTCATAGGACACCATGATCCAGAAGATGTACCACATGATCCCAAAGGTCCCTGAGGAGCACAGCGGAGGCAGGAGTGTGGAGAGCGCCACCAGGAGGAGGGGTGTTGTGGAGACACCAGATGAAAAAGGATAAAGGTGAGATTAGGATGGAAGAAAGAAAAGCAATGCAGGGGGAGGCATTAGGCCCACCTAAGTCACGTTAAGTTCCAACAACACTAATCAAATCCTGCCAGAAgtgctctgtctgtcttcctgtaTTTTAACGAATGATTATCAACTCCAGGTCAGTGGATACCCTGCCTACAGCACTTTTTGTAGAGACAATAGAAAACAAACGGAGAGGGCGTTGCTTCCCAGACGTCCTTTCCTAGAGGGCCAGAAGTGTTATGTCTGAGACTGTGGACATTAACCTCTCAACTATGAATGAGAGCGCTATAGCGGCCCGTTTCTTCATATGACTCATTAATCCTCTTAGAGCGAGTGGAGCTGACTCACCATACACATAGAACACCGAGGGCCAGCCAGCATACTGCACCAGGATACCAGCCAGAGGCATGGCCACCACCGCGCCCGCGTAGGAACctgaggcccacacacacacacacacacacacacacacacacacacacacatgcagaatcGTTCGGACAGATGAACCGTgtcagcaaacaaacaaaaatatgaagTTCATAAAACCAGTGCCGTGTGTAGTTTCAGAACAAGACAATGTAGTTTGTAGTAAACAGAATCCTGGCTTTACAAATGCTGTCAGCTGTTTGAGATGAGAGCTAGCTGTTCCAAAACAGGAGACTGAAAGACGTGTGGCATCAGTAAACAGGCACGTACACCCATCAGCACTTACCGCAAAAGGCTGTCGTAGCCAAGCGGCTTCTCTCCAGGGGTGGAGCCCATTTAGCCCAGATACCATGGCACGCTGGGTAAGACACACCCTGGCACAAATAaggaagagagcagagcaggacaCAGTTTAGCCCAGTGTTTGGGCTGCAGTTGAACtatgtacgtactgtatgctGTGGTGGATTTTAGGGGATCGTCGTCCCCAATCTTTTCTACCTCTGACATATGATACTAGCATATCATCAGCAACACAGCGATAAAGCAACACCAGCAGAAACAGAAGGGCGAGCATATGGCAGGTACAAAGCCCTATGGTGTACATCTAGGCCTGCACCTGCCTGCTCCTTCTCACTGTTTCATTGGcacactctgtccctctccctccagccCCTGATCGACCAAACTTCTGCATGGACTGTCAGGTTAAGGCCAAGGTCatgtatttatatagcacattttaaaCAACAGATGTTGAGTCTAAAGacaactaaaataaaacaaaaaatcatAACTGTCAGATAAAAAGAAACTAAGAGGAGTATAATATGAGAATCAAATAATGTACAATATTAGGCAAATGAAATATGGATACATTTGAGAAACAAATAGACCCATGAGTTCCATTAagtgagacagaaaaaaaagacgttTTTATGTTTGACTTAAAGGAACTCACATACTTCTTTGTCTTGCTAATTTGCTGTCCAGAGTTAGATGACAGGACACATCCCCTTCTCTGTGCATCCAATAACCTAGCTTGACACCATTAGCCTTAATAATAGCATAATTCACCTGACGTGGGTTACATCAGTTACAAGGGACCTGTAGGCTAATTGGAACAACAGataattatgctaagctaggctaacagacTTGAGTTTGGCTATGATTCTGAATTGTTAAAAAGCTACCGTTCACCACACTATTAACATGTTTATGACAAATTGAGGAAGTATcaagaaaaacaagaaaatgcGTAATACTGTGAAGGTGAAAATGTGTTATATACTTCCGTTTGGAATACACATCAGGTGAGTGCTGATGGGTCCGTACCTCAACAAGGCCCTGGAATATCCTAACTATGATGACGCAGCCAAAGTGGACCCGCGCTGCTGAAGGAATCAGCATGTTCAGGATGGAAGTGGAAACTACAGCAAAGCCAAACACCCTACGGAGGGAGacccaggagagaggagagacatggGTTAGTAAGAACAGGGATGAAAAAGGAATAAGTGGAGTCATGTGCATGGGAAAGGTGATACATAACAGAGCAATTCAATACGCTCTGAAGGGCAGCAAATAGGAGCAGCAGCTTGCCTTAGATAGAGAAGTGATAATAGCAGTAGTGGATTATTaacaattaataataaatgtgtgCTATATTCAGAGACTGACTGCATATCAGTTGTTTCCAGTGATGGCAAACTCACCGGTTGGCAGCAAATTTCTGACAAATAAATCCACCTGGGATCTGTGTGACAATATAACCCCAGAAGAATGAGCCATGGATCATGCCCACTGTCTCCGGGTCCCATGAAAACTGGGCTTTCTGTGGGgcgagaaaatgagagagagggtgtgaaggGAAGGACTAGCATTGATACTGTATCCGATCTCTGTATCGGACTTTTATTTAGGATTCTGTCTCAAAGGT is part of the Sardina pilchardus chromosome 22, fSarPil1.1, whole genome shotgun sequence genome and encodes:
- the slc17a7b gene encoding vesicular glutamate transporter 1 is translated as MEVRPDRAKAVAAKTLGKLYRVLEKRQENGETIELSAEGRPELVEEKELPVVDCTCFGLPRRYIIAILCGLGFCISFGIRCNLGVAIVSMVNNHTIYKGDKPYIVKAQFSWDPETVGMIHGSFFWGYIVTQIPGGFICQKFAANRVFGFAVVSTSILNMLIPSAARVHFGCVIIVRIFQGLVEGVSYPACHGIWAKWAPPLERSRLATTAFCGSYAGAVVAMPLAGILVQYAGWPSVFYVYGTFGIMWYIFWIMVSYESPAAHPTITAEERQYIEDAIGDSAGFSNPLQKFKTPWRQFFTSMPVYAIIVANFCRSWTFYLLLISQPAYFEEVFGFEISKVGLVSALPHLVMTIIVPIGGQLADYLRENNIMTTTNVRKLMNCGGFGLEATFLLVVGFSHTKGVAISFLVLAVGFSGFAISGFNVNHLDIAPRYASILMGISNGVGTLSGMVCPLIVGAMTKNKTREEWQYVFLIASLVHYGGVIFYGIFASGEKQPWAEPENMSDEKVGILGEDELADETEELYRTSGGGGYGAVNQPDNPNGGGGGGGGGGGGGGWVSDWDKTEEYVQPTGTNSYLYGGDDDRELT